The window CCTCGCCGGGCTGAAAAACCTCGGGCTGAGCATTGCGGTCGATGACTTCGGCACCGGTTATTCATCGCTCAACTACCTCAAGCAATTCCCGATCGACGTGCTGAAAATCGACCGCACCTTCGTTGATGGCCTGCCGTCGGGCGAACAGGATGCGCAGATTGCCCGCGCGATTATCGCCATGGCTCATAGCCTGAACCTGGCGGTGATCGCCGAAGGTGTGGAAACCCATGAGCAGCTCGATTTCCTGCGTGAGCATGGTTGCGATGAGGTTCAGGGGTATCTGTTCGGGCGGCCGATGCCGGCCAATCGGTTCGAAGCGCAGTTCAGCAATGATGCGCTGTTCATGTTCGACTGAAATTCTGTGGGGAGGCCATCGCCAGCAGGCTGGCTCCCACAAGAATCTATGTCGGTCAGGGAATTTGCAGGTTATCGCGATTACTGTGGGAGCCAGCCTGCTGGCGATTGGGCCAGCATGATCACCGCTGATCCCGTCATGAAGCCCACTTGTCTGCGACATGATGTCCTTTCATATGCCATCTAAAACCCATTGGGTTAGAATGCCCCCCTTTTCTGCCCCGATCCTTGAGGACCGCCATGTTCAGCCGTGATTTGACTATTGCCAAGTACGACGCCGATCTTTTTGCCGCCATGGAGCAAGAAGCTCAGCGCCAGGAAGAACACATCGAGCTGATCGCTTCGGAAAACTACACCAGCCCAGCGGTGATGGAAGCTCAAGGCTCGGTACTGACCAACAAGTACGCCGAAGGCTACCCGGGCAAGCGCTACTACGGTGGTTGCGAGTTCGTCGACGTGGTTGAGCAACTGGCCATCGACCGTGCAAAAGAGCTGTTCGGCGCTGATTACGCCAACGTTCAGCCGCACGCCGGTTCCCAAGCCAACAGCGCCGTTTACCTGGCTCTGCTGCAAGCGGGCGACACCATCCTGGGCATGAGCCTGGCCCACGGTGGTCACCTGACCCACGGTGCCAGTGTTTCCTCCTCCGGCAAGCTGTACAACGCCGTTCAGTACGGCATCGACGCCAATGGCCTGATCGACTACGACGAAGTCGAGCGCCTGGCTGTTGAGCACAAGCCGAAAATGATCGTGGCCGGTTTCTCTGCCTACTCGCAGATTCTGGACTTCCCGCGCTTCCGCGAAATCGCTGACAAGGTTGGCGCATACCTGTTCGTCGACATGGCTCACGTAGCCGGTCTGGTCGCCGCTGGCGTCTACCCGAACCCGGTTCCTTTCGCTGACGTCGTGACCACTACCACGCACAAGACCCTGCGCGGTCCACGTGGCGGTTTGATCCTGGCTCGCGCCAACGCCGACATCGAGAAAAAGCTGAACTCCGCCGTATTCCCGGGCGCCCAGGGTGGCCCGCTGGAGCACGTGATCGCCGCCAAAGCGATCTGCTTCAAGGAAGCGCTGCAGCCTGAGTTCAAGACCTACCAGCAACAAGTGGTGAAAAACGCCCAGGCCATGGCCAGCGTCTTCATCGAACGCGGTTTTGACGTGGTGTCCGGCGGAACTGAAAATCACCTGTTCCTGCTGTCGCTGATCAAGCAGGAAATCTCCGGTAAAGACGCCGATGCCGCTCTGGGCAAAGCGTTCATCACCGTGAACAAGAACTCCGTACCAAACGATCCACGCTCCCCGTTCGTCACTTCCGGCCTTCGCTTCGGCACTCCGGCTGTGACCACTCGTGGCTTCAAGGAAGCAGAGTGCAAAGAGCTGGCCGGCTGGATCTGCGACATCCTGGCTGACCTGAACAACGAAGCGGTGATCGACGCCGTTCGTGAAAAGGTCAAGGCCATCTGCAAGAAGCTGCCGGTGTACGGCGCTTAATTGCACCGCTGAACCGCAGCACTGAAAAACCGGCCACGTGATGGCCGGTTTTTTTTCGTCCGCATTTTTTTCAAAAGGCGAAAAGGCTCAAGGTCGGGCTATTGCGCTCAACTGGTAAGACCGGTCATGCCAATTCCATAATTTCCGCTTGCGATCACCCAAAAACAGCGCCTAGACTGCGCCTGCACTGGACATACCGGTAAGACCACAATAATTAAGTCCTGAATCTGATGCGGCCACCCAAGCGCACGGCAGCCAGGACACCGACCAGGATTCCTCCCATGCTCAGATGGTGCTCGCGTTCAATCTTCCTCCAAGTGGTTCTCGGACTGGTGCTCGGCATCGTCTGCGGGCTGACCCTTCCTGAATACTCCGCCCAGCTCAAACCGCTCGGCGATGGCTTCATCAAACTGATCAAGATGCTCATCGGTCTGATCGTGTTCTGCGTAGTGGTCAGCGGCATCAGCGGGGCCGGCGACCTGAAGAAGGTCGGACGCATCGGCCTGAAATCGGTGATCTACTTCGAAATCCTCACCACCATCGCCCTGGTGATTGGTCTGGTGTTCGCTTTCACCACCGGCATCGGCAGCGGCGCGAACATTCATCTGGAACAGCTCTCCGCCGCCGACATGGGCGATATCGCCCAGCGCGGTCAGCACATGCAAACCACCTCGCAGTTCCTGATGAACCTGATCCCGACCTCGGTCATCGGCGCCTTCGCGGAGAACAACATCCTGCAAGTGCTACTGTTTTCAGTGCTGTTCGGCAGTGCGCTGAACCTGGTGGGCGAAGCGGCTTCCGGCATTTCGCGTTTGATCAACGAGCTCAGCCACGTGATCTTCCGCATCATGGGCATGATCGTGCGTCTGGCGCCGATCGGCGTGTTCGGCGCCATTGCTTTCACCACCAGCAAATATGGCCTGGATTCGCTGCAGCACCTGGGCAGCCTGGTCGGCCTGTTTTACCTGACCTGTGTGGCGTTTGTGACCTTGATTCTCGGTCTGGTGATGCGCCTTTCGGGCCTGAAGATGTGGCCGCTGCTCAAGTACCTGCGCGAAGAATTGTTGATCGTCATGGGCACCGCTTCTTCCGACGCCGTGCTGCCACAAATCATGCGCAAGCTTGAGCATCTGGGCATCGGCAGTTCGACGGTCGGGTTGGTGATTCCTACGGGTTATTCGTTCAACCTCGACGGCTTCTCGATCTACCTGACCCTCGCCATCGTCTTCATCGCCAACGCCACCGGCACGCCGCTGGCCATGACCGACCTGCTGACGATTCTGCTGGTGTCGTTGATTACCTCAAAAGGGGCCCACGGGATTCCCGGCTCGGCGCTGGTGATTCTGGCGGCGACACTCACGGCGATCCCGGCGATTCCGGTGGTCGGCCTGGTGCTGGTACTGGCAGTGGACTGGTTCATGGGCATCGGCCGCGCGCTGACCAACCTGATCGGAAACTGCGTCGCCACCGTGGCCATCGCCCGCTGGGAGAAGGACATCGATATTCAAAGGGCCAACAAAGTGCTTTCCGGCCAGGTGGGGTATACCTTCCAGCCGAGAAAACCCGTCGCCCCGGCGCATCAGCAGGAATTTTGAATCATCGCCGTGCCTGCCTGGGGGCAGGCACGGTCATCAACCGTTTTGGATGCTCATGGAGCGAACAGTGATTACCTCGTCGACCGTTGTGAACTCAGTCGTAGAAAAACTCCGGGCCGCTTTGGCCCGTGGTCAGTGGCGCTCCGGCGAAATGCTGCCGGGGCAGCGTGAACTGGCCGAACAACTGGGCATCAGCCGCCCGAGCCTGCGTGAAGCGGTGATCGTCCTGGAAACCCTCGGCCTGGTGCGCTCGATGCCCGGCAAAGGCGTGGTGGTGCTGGACGCCCACCTCAGCGACAGCCAAAGCCACGACAGCGCAGTCGCCGGCGCGAGCCTGGAAGATGTCTTGCAACTGCGCTACACGCTTGAGCCATTTATCGTCGGCCTGGTCGCACAATCGATCAGCAGCAAGGAAGTCGGGCAACTGCGCCTGACCCTGATGGACATGCGCGAAGCGCTGGAGGCCAACGACAGCGAGGCTGGGGTCAACGCCTATATCGCGTTCCACGAGGAGCTGTTCACCCTGACCTCGAACCCGATCTTCCAGAGCGTGGTGCAGCAAACCAGCAACGCCCTCAAGCAAAGCGCCGAGGTGCTGCGCAATTCGCCGGAACATCTGGCAGAACGTCTCGAAGAGAACGAAGCCGTGGTGCGGGCGATCCGCAGCAAAAACAGCGCCCAGGCCAGCGCCGAGATGCGTCGGCACATCCTTCGGGAAGGCCAGCGGATGGGCATCGAACTGAATATTCCGGACGACAACCTCGGCAGCTAAAACTTCTTCGAACTGGAGACAGGCCATGAACAGCTTCGCTTCACCGCAGACACTCACTGCCCTGCCCTTTCCAGCGCGGGCGGACGATCTCTACTCGCGGCTCTTCGACGCCATTCTCGAACAGCGCCTCACTGCGTCCAGCCGCTTTACCGAAGAAAGCCTGGCACAGATGTTCAGCGCTCGACGCAGTGATATTCGTGGCGTGCTGACGCACCTGTCCCATCAGAAGATCATCGTCCTTCGCCCGAACCACCGGCCTCGCGTTGCCACGCTTGATGTCGAGCAGACCCGCCAGACGTTGCATGCCCGGCGGCTGACCGAGATGACGTTGGTGCGACTGGCTTGCCGGCAACCCCGTGCGCAAGACTTGAATCGCCTGTGTGCCCTGATTGATAGCGAACGCAGCTGTACGGCGCGTGGGCCGGCGATTCGGTTGTCGGGGGAGTTTCATTTGCAGTTGGCGGAGATGGCGGGAAATGCGCCGTTGGCGCATTTTCTGGGCAGTCTGGTGCCGCTGACTTCGTTGGCGATCGCGCAGTTTGATGCGCAGGTAGAGGGTGATTGCGGGTGGCAGTTACATCAAGGAGTTCTGGAAGCAGTGGAGCGTGGCGATTCAGTCATGGCCGAAACGCTGCTAAGCCAGCATCTGGACCACCTTGAGGAAACACTGCTGAACTCAGGATCAAGATCCAGCCTGAATCGTGTTGCCGGTTAGATCGCTATCGCGAGCAGGCTCGCTCCCACATTTGGAATGCATTCCCCTGTGGGAGCGAGCCTGCTCGCGATGACGGCATAAGATTCACTGAAAATCTTTTATTTTAGTCCGCAGCCACCCGCGCAAACCCTTCTCGAATCTTCTCTTCCGGCAAATCATCGGCAATAAACACAATCACGCTTTCCCGCGCCTCGCCGTCCGCCCATTCGGTGTCCCAGTCGAACCCGTACAACTTCAGTACCCCTTGAAACACCATCCGCCGCGGCTCGCCAACGATGTTCAACACGCCTTTGTAGCGCAGCAATTGCTTGCCATGGTCTTCCAGCAGTTGGTTCATGAACTCGCTGAGCTTGTCGATATCCAGCGGCTGGTCCGTGCGCAGCACCAGGCTGGAAATCCGGTCGATGGACGGTGCCTTGCCCACTGGGCGCAGGCTGATGCCGCCGAGGTCGGCATTCAGGTTGAAACCGCGCACGTCGAGCAGTTCGGCCAGGTCGATCTTGCCGTGTTCGACCACGCGAATCGGCGCGTGACGGTTGATGCGGGTCAGGCGCTCGCTCAGCGCGGTAAACGTCGCTTCGTCCACCAGATCGCGCTTGCTGATCAGCAAGCGGTCGGCAAAACCGATCTGTGCCTGGGCGATGGTCTGGGTCAGGTGAGTGTCGGCATGCGCCGCGTCCACCAGGGTGATGATGCCGTCGAGAATGTAGCGCTCGCGCAGCTCCTCATCGATAAAAAAGGTTTGTGCGACCGGTGCAGGATCGGCCAGGCCGGTGCATTCGATCACCAGGCGATCGAAGGCGATTTCGCCGCTGTCCAGGCGTTCGAGCAGCAGGTACAAGGCCTTGGTCAGGTCGGTGTGGATGGTGCAGCAGACGCAGCCGTTGGACAGCGTCATCACTTGCACGGGTTCGTCGCCCAACAGCTGGGTGTCGATACCGGCGTCGCTGAATTCGTTCTCGATCACGGCGATTTTCAGGCCGTGTTCGGCTTTGAGCAGGTGGCGCAGCAGCGTGGTCTTGCCGGCACCGAGGAAGCCGCTGAGGATCGTGACGGGGATGGGAGAGGACAACGGGAGTCTCCTGTTTCACAAAATTAGAAAGCAACACAAAAACAAATGTGGGAGCTAGCCTGCTAGCGATGGCGGACTGTCAATCAACAGTGATGTTGAATGTTCAGCCGCCATCGCTAGCAGGCTAGCTCCCACAGGGATTGCTGTTAACCCGACAACCGGGTCAACAGCACTTCGGCCCACCCTTGCCACCGTAACGCGCTTCCTGACGTTCCCTGAAGAACATCTCGTAAGTCATCACCGGTTTGTCCGGGTGTTTGGTTTGCATATGCTCGACGTAGTTGTCGTAGTCGGGCATGCCGACCATCAGGCGCGCGGCCTGACCGAGGTATTTACCGAGGCGACTCAGGTCATTGAACATCGTGCATTCCTCGATTACGCATCCGGCAGCACCTGGAACGGTGCTTCTTTATCCGTACGTTCTTTGCTGCCCCAGGCGGAAATACCGACCTTGAGCGCATAGAACAGGATGCTGAAGACCACGAACAGGAACAGCGCGGTGAGCGTTGCGTTGGTATAAGCGTTGAAAATCACGTGCTGCATTTGAGTGATGTCCTTGGCCGGGGCGAGGATCTGACCGTTGGCCAGCGCATCGCTGTATTTTTTCGCCAGCGACAGGAAGCCGATCGCCGGGTTGGCGTCGAACAGCTTGATGAAGCCCGCGGTGGTGGTGCAGACCAGAAGCCAGACCGCTGGCAGCATGGTTACCCAGACATAGCGTTGGCGTTTCATTTTGATCAGCACGACGGTGCCGAGCATCAGTGCGATACCGGCCAGCATCTGGTTGGAGATACCGAACAATGGCCACAACGTGTTGATGCCGCCCAGTGGATCAATCACGCCCTGGTACAGCAACCAGCCCCACATCGCCACACAACCGGCAGTTGCGATCAGGTTGGCGGTCCAGGATTCGGTGCGTTTCAGCGCCGGCACGAAGGAGCCGAGCAAGTCCTGGAGCATGAAACGTCCGGCACGGGTGCCGGCGTCGACGGCGGTCAGGATGAACAGCGCTTCGAACAGGATCGCGAAGTGGTACCAGAACGCCATGGTGTTTTCACCCGGCAGGACACTGTGCAGGATCTGCGCAATACCGACCGCCAGGGTCGGCGCACCGCCGGCACGGGCCAGGATAGTGGTTTCACCGATGTCCTTGGCCACTGCTTGCAGCGCTTCGGGGGTAATTGCAAAGCCCCAACTGCTGACGGTTTGAGCCACGGCCACCACATCACCACCGACGACTGCCGCCGGGCTGTTCATGGCGAAGTACACGCCTGGCTCGATCACCGAAGCAGCGACCATCGCCATGATGGCCACGAAGGATTCCATCAGCATGGCGCCGTAACCGATGTAACGGGCGTTGACTTCGTTATCCAGCAGTTTTGGCGTGGTGCCGGAGGAGATCAGCGCGTGGAAACCGGAGACCGCGCCACAGGCAATGGTGATGAACAGGAACGGGAACAGACCGCCCTTCCACACAGGGCCGGTGCCGTCGACGAACTGGGTCAATGCCGGCATTTTCAGCTCGGGCATAGTGACCAGAATGCCGATCGCCAGCGCCACGATGGTGCCGATTTTCAGGAAGGTCGACAGGTAGTCACGCGGCGCCAGAATAAGCCAGACCGGCAGCGAGGCGGCCACGAAACCGTAACCAACCAACATCCACGTAATCTGCACACCAGTGAAGCTGAACGCCTTGGCCCAGACCGGATCAGCGGCAATCTGCCCGCCCAGCCAGATCGAACCGAGCAGCAGCAACACGCCGACCACGGAGATTTCACCAATGCGGCCCGGGCGGATGTAGCGCATGTAAATGCCCATGAACATCGCGATCGGGATGGTCGCCATTACCGTGAAAATCCCCCATGGGCTTTCGGCCAGGGCTTTCACGACGATCAGCGCCAGCACCGCGAGGATGATGATCATGATCAGGAAGCAGCCGAACAGCGCAATGGTCCCGGGGATACGGCCCATTTCTTCACGGACCATGTCGCCCAGGGAACGGCCGTTGCGGCGGGTGGACATGAACAGGACCATGAAGTCCTGAACCGCACCGGCCAGCACCACACCGGCAATCAGCCACAGCGTACCGGGCAGATAACCCATCTGTGCGGCCAACACCGGACCGACCAGCGGACCCGCGCCCGCGATGGCGGCGAAGTGGTGACCGAAGAGGATGTGTTTGTTGGTAGGGACGTAGTCCAGACCATCATTGTTGAGCACGGCGGGAGTGGCCCGTCGCGGGTCGAGTTGCATCACATTGTTGGCGATGAACAGACTGTAGTAGCGGTAGGCAACCAGATAAATGGCCACGGCCGCGACCACAATCCACAAGGCGTTGATCGCCTCACCTCGGCGCAATGCCACGACACCAAGGGCGCACGCCCCTACGATTGCCAGCAGCAGCCAGGGTAGATGGCGTAGCAGGCTATTATTATTTTTCATTTTATGATTCCAGCCAGAGTGGACAAGAAAGACAGCCACCCCGAGTTTAGCTCGCCTGACGGCAAAGGCCATACCCGACATAGGTCGAGAGCCATCACTTTGCTGGCAAGCTTTAACAAGGCGGGTCTATAGTCAGCGGACATTCAGAGGATTGCGCCATGAGCGAACACCCTGCCGATCGCCGCCGCTTCAAACGAATTGCGTTCGATGCCAAAACCGAATTGAGCCAGGGGGAATTCATCTGGCCGGTGAAGCTGATTGACCTGTCACTCAAGGGGCTGCTGATCGAGAAGCCCGAGCCGTGGCTGGGTAATCCAGACTGGCATTTCCTGGTCGATGTTCATCTGACCGAGGATGTCGAGATCAAGATGGATGTGATGTTGAACCACGATGACCATGGTCAACTCGGGTTTGTCTGCAAGCACATCAGCCTGGAATCGATTGAACGCTTGCGGCGGTTGATCGAGTTGAACTTGGGAGATCCCGAGGAACTGGAGCGCGAATTGGGCGCCTTGATCGAAATCTGAAGCCCAACACTAATCCATATGTGGGAGCGGGCTTGCTCGCGAAGGCGGTGTGTCGGACAACATCATTATTGAATGTCAGTCCGCCTTCGCGAGCAAGCCCGCTCCCACGAGGTTTGTGTTCTATCTGAAAGGTTATTCGAACAGGGCATCGAGGGCCTGTTCCAGGCGGGTCACGGCAATAATCTGCAACCCCGGCGGCGCTTCCTTGGGCGCATTGCCCTTGGGCACGATGGCGCGTTTGAAGCCGTGCTTGGCCGCTTCCTTCAGGCGTTCCTGGCCACTCGGCACCGGGCGTACTTCGCCCGACAGCCCAACCTCGCCAAACACCAGCAAATCATGCGGCAGCGGGCGGTTGCGCAAACTGGACATGACCGCCGCCATCAACGCCAGGTCGGAGGCCGTTTCCAGCACCTTCACCCCGCCGACCACGTTGAGGAACACGTCCTGGTCGTGAGTCGGAATCCCGCCGTGACGGTGCAGCACCGCCAGCAACATCGCCAGGCGATTCTGATCCAGCCCCAGCGTGACCCGGCGCGGGTTCGCCAGATGGCTGTCATCCACCAGCGCCTGGACTTCCACCAGCATCGGCCGCGTCCCTTCCCACGTCGCCATGACCACACTGCCCGGGACTTCTTCCTGGGCACGGGTGAGAAAAATCGCTGACGGGTTGGAGACTTCTTTCAGGCCCTTGTCGGTCATGCCGAACACGCCCAGTTCGTTGACGGCACCGAAACGGTTTTTCACCGCACGCAGCAATCGCAAGCGCCCATCGGATTCGCCTTCGAAATACAGCACCGTATCGACCATGTGCTCCAGCACGCGCGGTCCGGCCAAGGCGCCTTCTTTTGTCACGTGGCCGACGAGGAAAATCGCGGTGCCGCTCTGCTTGGCATAACGCACCAGCAACGCCGCACTTTCCCGGACCTGCGACACGCCGCCCGGTGCCGATTGCAACTGTTCGGTAAAGATCGTCTGGATCGAGTCGATCACCATGACCTTGGGTTTTTCGACCCGAGCGGTGGCAATGATGGTTTCGATGCAGGTTTCAGTCATCACCCGCAGCTGGTCCTGAGGCAAACCGAGACGGCGGGCGCGCATGGCCACTTGCTGCTGGGATTCTTCGCCGGTGACATACAGCGCGGGCATGACTTTGGCGAGGTTGCACAAGGTTTGCAGGAGAATGGTCGACTTGCCGATGCCCGGATCACCGCCGATCAGCACCACCGAACCATCCACCAGGCCACCGCCCAACACTCGATCGAGCTCGCTGGACGCGGTGGAGAAGCGCGGAATCTCTTCGACGCTGACTTCGGCCAGGGTCTTGATCTGCGCCTGTTGGCCGGTCCAGCCGGTGCGACCGCTGGGTGGCGCGGCACCGCCGCTCTCGACCATGGTTTCGGTCAACGTGTTCCAGGCCCCACACTCGCCGCACTGGCCGGCCCACTTGGGGAAGGTTGAGCCGCACTCGGTGCAGCCGTACATGCGCTTGGCCTTGGCCATCTGAACTCCCGGCAAAAACCGCGATGATAGCTCAGCTGACGCGGATCAGCGCGGCGCCGCTGTGCGGATTTCACCCTTGGCCAGACGCGCGGCGCTGTTGCCCAACGGATCTTCAGCATTAAGGTCGGCGCCCTTGGCCTTGAGCTCATCCAGCAATTCGACCCGTTTGAACAGGCCGGCGTACATCGCAGCGGTCTGGCCGGCGCCGTTACGTTGGTCGGGACTGCAATGAGCGGCCAACAGGGTTTTGGCGATCTGGATTTCGCCCTTGAAAATAGCGCCCATCAGGGCGGTGTTGCCGCGCTGGTCCTGAGCGCAGGCATCGGCCCCGGCCGCGAGCAAACGGTCCACGGCGGCTGTCTGGCCGTGATAGGCCGCTAGAATCAGCGCGGTGTAACCCTTGCTGTCGCGGGTATCGAGGGAGTAACCGGCCTCAATGAACGTATCGAGCATCGGCACATCGCCACGGCGAGCGGCGTCGAAGTAGTAATCCTGTAGTTGAACCTTCAGCGTTGCGGGATCTTCGGCCGGCCCGCCGAATACGCTGTACGACACGCACGCCAGAAACATCGATAGACAAAAACGCATGGCAAACTCCTTGGTCTGACGGGACCTCGTCAGAGGCCCCGCTTCTCAGGCAAACGCGATCAGTCGGCCAGCTTGGCCGCCAGTGCCTTGACCCGGCTCAGATCCCCCTTGGCCACCTTGGTCACGCCGCTCCCGTATTCCGGGTCGGCCTTATAAAGGAAGGACAGGATGATGTGCTTGCTCTCGTCATCGGTGGTGGCCAGTGAGCCGCCGAAGCTCTCGATCAAGTCCTTGCGTTCTTTCTTGCTGAACGAGCGGTACAGATCCCCGGCCTGCTTGAAGTTCTGCTCTCGCTGGATTTTCGCTTGCTGCGTGCTGCCCGACAGGACCGACTGGCTGTAACGCGCAGTTTGCGGCTCGTCACGCGGCAGCAAACGGCTCGGCTGATAATTCACACCGCTGCTGCTGTGGCCGATGTTCATCGCGCCATCCTGGTTACCGTTGTTCACGGCGATCTTGGGTGCATTGATCGGCAATTGCAGTGCATTCGCGCCCAGGCGATACAGTTGAGTATCGGCATAAGAGAACACCCGCCCCTGTAATAAGCGATCTTCGGAAGGCTCGATACCTGGAACAAGATTGGCCGGTGCCATGGCAACTTGTTCCGTTTCCTGGAAGACATTTGCCGGGTTACGGTTCAACACCATTTGTCCAACTTTTCGCTCAGGAACTCCGGGCCAGATTTTGGTGGCGTCCAATGGATCGAAATCAAACTTGTACAAATCTTGAGGATTTAATACCTGGACGTACAAGTCCCATTTCGGAAACTTACCCTTGTTAATATGAGACACCAAATCATTAGTCATATGACTGTAGTCTTGACCTTGAACATTGGTAACTGCTTTTGGATCGAGGTTATTAATCCCCTGCAGACTTTTCCAGTGAAACTTCACGTAGTGAACTTCACCCTTGGCATTCACCAACTTGTAAGCATGAACACCGTTACCGTCCATTTCCCGATAACTGGCCGGTGTACCGGCATTGGAATACAACTCGGTCAGGGTGCGGGTGGCCTCTGGGACATGAGAGAAGAAATCGAAGCGGCGGGCATCATCGTCCAGGTTGGTACGCGGGTCCGGCTTGAAGGCGTGGACCATGTCCGGGAATTTGATGGCATCACGAATGAAGAAGGTCGGGAAATTGTTGCCGACCAGGTCCCAGTTGCCGTCCGCCGTGTAGAACTTGGTGGCAAAGCCACGGGGATCACGCAGGGTTTCTGGCGAATGGTTGCCATGGACGACCGCCGAGAAACGCACAAACACCGGGGTGCTTTGACCGCCAGAGAACACCTTGGCTTTGGTCAGGTCACTCAGGTCGTCCGTCACCGTGAAGGTGCCGTTGGCTCCGGTGCCGCGGGCATGCACGACGCGCTCGGGAATTCGTTCGCGGTCAAAGCGTTGGAGTTTCTGGATCAGTTGCACGTCCTGAAGCAGCACCGGGCCGTTGGCACCGGCGGTTTGCGAATTCTGGTTGTCGCCGACGGCAGCACCGTTATCGCGGGTCAGGGTCGCTGCGTGGACGGAGAAGGACAGCAGGCTGGCGGTTAACACGCCAAGGGTACGCCGATGGGGAAAAGCCCCGAGGCCAATGGTCGAAGTCATATCAGGTTCCTCTGTTTTCAAGGCGCACTCCAAGTGCGCTACCCAGAGGCTAGAGGCCCTGGCCGCAGAACATAAATAGAAAGAACGCAATGCGATGATTCAGAAAATTGTGTGGCTAATCAGCTTGTTAGCGCGTAGTTCCCGCGCGATTGGTGGCACTTTGAAAACTAAATGCCTGCAAATGTGTCGATAAACACGGGCATTGTAAGAAGGCGTTTCGAGCATGAGCGGATTTGCTGATTTACACTGCGTTCACCAACCTCATCTGTAACAAGGAAATAACCTATGGGCGTGATAAGTGAGTTCAAGGCCTTCGCGGTCAAAGGTAACGTGGTCGACATGGCCGTCGGTATCATCATTGGCGCTGCATTCGGCAAGATCGTTTCATCGTTTGTCGGCGACGTGGTAATGCCGCCAATCGGCCTGTTGATCGGTGGGGTGGACTTCAGTGACCTGGCCGTTACCCTCAAGGCAGCCAACGGCGATATCCCGGCGGTGGTGCTGGCTTACGGCAAGTTCATCCAGAGCCTGATCGACTTCATCATCGTCGCTTTTGCGATCTTCATGGGCGTCAAAGCCATCAACCGTCTGAAACGCGAAGAGGCCGTCGCGCCAACCTTGCCGCCGGTTCCAACCAAGGAAGAAGAGCTGTTGAGCGAGATCCGTGACCTGCTCAAAGCCCAGAACAATCAGCCCTGAAGGCTGGTTGCATGCAGAAAAACGGCGCCTGCAGGGCGCCGTTTTTTTTACCAGAAGTTTTCCACCGCCACCTGGCCGGGTCGTCGACTGAGGCTCAGGTGCATGTCGCGCTGTTTGAGCAGCTTGCGTGTGTCATCGAT is drawn from Pseudomonas sp. 31-12 and contains these coding sequences:
- a CDS encoding YbdD/YjiX family protein; protein product: MFNDLSRLGKYLGQAARLMVGMPDYDNYVEHMQTKHPDKPVMTYEMFFRERQEARYGGKGGPKCC
- a CDS encoding C4-dicarboxylate transporter DctA is translated as MLRWCSRSIFLQVVLGLVLGIVCGLTLPEYSAQLKPLGDGFIKLIKMLIGLIVFCVVVSGISGAGDLKKVGRIGLKSVIYFEILTTIALVIGLVFAFTTGIGSGANIHLEQLSAADMGDIAQRGQHMQTTSQFLMNLIPTSVIGAFAENNILQVLLFSVLFGSALNLVGEAASGISRLINELSHVIFRIMGMIVRLAPIGVFGAIAFTTSKYGLDSLQHLGSLVGLFYLTCVAFVTLILGLVMRLSGLKMWPLLKYLREELLIVMGTASSDAVLPQIMRKLEHLGIGSSTVGLVIPTGYSFNLDGFSIYLTLAIVFIANATGTPLAMTDLLTILLVSLITSKGAHGIPGSALVILAATLTAIPAIPVVGLVLVLAVDWFMGIGRALTNLIGNCVATVAIARWEKDIDIQRANKVLSGQVGYTFQPRKPVAPAHQQEF
- a CDS encoding GntR family transcriptional regulator, with the protein product MNSFASPQTLTALPFPARADDLYSRLFDAILEQRLTASSRFTEESLAQMFSARRSDIRGVLTHLSHQKIIVLRPNHRPRVATLDVEQTRQTLHARRLTEMTLVRLACRQPRAQDLNRLCALIDSERSCTARGPAIRLSGEFHLQLAEMAGNAPLAHFLGSLVPLTSLAIAQFDAQVEGDCGWQLHQGVLEAVERGDSVMAETLLSQHLDHLEETLLNSGSRSSLNRVAG
- a CDS encoding FadR/GntR family transcriptional regulator, encoding MITSSTVVNSVVEKLRAALARGQWRSGEMLPGQRELAEQLGISRPSLREAVIVLETLGLVRSMPGKGVVVLDAHLSDSQSHDSAVAGASLEDVLQLRYTLEPFIVGLVAQSISSKEVGQLRLTLMDMREALEANDSEAGVNAYIAFHEELFTLTSNPIFQSVVQQTSNALKQSAEVLRNSPEHLAERLEENEAVVRAIRSKNSAQASAEMRRHILREGQRMGIELNIPDDNLGS
- the yjiA gene encoding GTPase translates to MSSPIPVTILSGFLGAGKTTLLRHLLKAEHGLKIAVIENEFSDAGIDTQLLGDEPVQVMTLSNGCVCCTIHTDLTKALYLLLERLDSGEIAFDRLVIECTGLADPAPVAQTFFIDEELRERYILDGIITLVDAAHADTHLTQTIAQAQIGFADRLLISKRDLVDEATFTALSERLTRINRHAPIRVVEHGKIDLAELLDVRGFNLNADLGGISLRPVGKAPSIDRISSLVLRTDQPLDIDKLSEFMNQLLEDHGKQLLRYKGVLNIVGEPRRMVFQGVLKLYGFDWDTEWADGEARESVIVFIADDLPEEKIREGFARVAAD
- the glyA gene encoding serine hydroxymethyltransferase, whose translation is MFSRDLTIAKYDADLFAAMEQEAQRQEEHIELIASENYTSPAVMEAQGSVLTNKYAEGYPGKRYYGGCEFVDVVEQLAIDRAKELFGADYANVQPHAGSQANSAVYLALLQAGDTILGMSLAHGGHLTHGASVSSSGKLYNAVQYGIDANGLIDYDEVERLAVEHKPKMIVAGFSAYSQILDFPRFREIADKVGAYLFVDMAHVAGLVAAGVYPNPVPFADVVTTTTHKTLRGPRGGLILARANADIEKKLNSAVFPGAQGGPLEHVIAAKAICFKEALQPEFKTYQQQVVKNAQAMASVFIERGFDVVSGGTENHLFLLSLIKQEISGKDADAALGKAFITVNKNSVPNDPRSPFVTSGLRFGTPAVTTRGFKEAECKELAGWICDILADLNNEAVIDAVREKVKAICKKLPVYGA